From the Bacteroidota bacterium genome, one window contains:
- a CDS encoding rhodanese-like domain-containing protein, with protein MINAIKKMLGLGPAVNYAELVKQGAVIIDVRSKAEYASGHIPGSLHIPVNEIGSKLSQFKDKNQPIITCCASGMRSASAKSILKSNGYTQVYNGGAWSSLQNKIK; from the coding sequence ATGATAAACGCTATAAAAAAAATGTTAGGCTTAGGCCCTGCTGTTAACTATGCCGAACTGGTAAAACAAGGAGCTGTAATTATAGATGTACGCAGCAAAGCAGAGTATGCCAGCGGACATATACCCGGCTCGTTACATATACCCGTAAACGAAATAGGCAGCAAGTTGTCTCAGTTTAAAGATAAAAACCAACCCATTATTACCTGCTGTGCTTCCGGCATGCGCAGTGCTTCCGCCAAATCTATTTTAAAATCAAATGGCTATACACAGGTATACAACGGTGGCGCATGGAGTAGCTTGCAGAATAAGATTAAGTAG
- the trxA gene encoding thioredoxin codes for MASFSELIQADKPLLVDFFAEWCGPCHAMKPILENFKKQVGDKLTIIKVDVDKNQAVAATYGIQSIPTFILFKQGKILWRQAGVVNAQELSQALAAYL; via the coding sequence ATGGCCAGCTTTAGCGAATTAATACAAGCAGATAAACCTTTATTGGTCGATTTTTTTGCCGAGTGGTGTGGCCCTTGCCATGCCATGAAACCCATATTGGAAAACTTTAAAAAGCAGGTAGGCGATAAATTGACCATTATTAAAGTAGATGTAGATAAAAACCAGGCCGTAGCTGCTACTTATGGTATACAAAGCATACCTACCTTCATATTATTTAAGCAAGGCAAAATACTCTGGCGACAGGCAGGCGTGGTAAACGCCCAAGAACTCTCGCAGGCATTGGCGGCTTATTTATAA
- a CDS encoding acetyl-CoA C-acyltransferase, protein MQEVYIVSAVRTPIGSFNGSLASVSATQLGAAAIKGALSKAGIAPELVQEVFMGNVLGANLGQAPATQASIFAGIPNTVPATVINKVCASGSKAIMEGALSIMAGINEVVVAGGMESMSNVPYYLDKARTGYKLGHGTLTDGLVKDGLWDVYNNFHMGSAAELCAREMNISREAQDDFAIQSYTLAAAAHQAKKYDAEIVPVEIPQRGKDSIWVSTDEEYTKVNFDKVKTLKPVFEKDGTVTAANASTLNDGASALVLMSGAKVKELGLKPLAKILGFADAAQAPEWFTTAPALAVPIALKRAGIDIKDVDFFELNEAFSVVGIANTQLLNIDPKKVNVYGGAVAIGHPLGSSGSRIVTTLVHVLQQEKGKIGVTGICNGGGGASAIVIEAC, encoded by the coding sequence ATGCAAGAAGTTTATATCGTATCGGCAGTGCGCACGCCAATTGGTTCATTCAATGGTAGTTTAGCAAGCGTTTCAGCCACACAATTAGGAGCAGCAGCTATTAAAGGTGCGCTTAGCAAAGCAGGCATTGCGCCTGAGTTAGTACAGGAAGTATTTATGGGTAATGTATTAGGAGCCAATTTAGGTCAGGCACCTGCCACTCAAGCAAGCATATTTGCAGGTATACCCAACACCGTTCCCGCCACCGTTATCAATAAAGTATGTGCTTCGGGCTCCAAAGCCATTATGGAAGGCGCTTTAAGCATTATGGCCGGTATTAACGAGGTAGTAGTAGCCGGTGGTATGGAAAGCATGAGCAACGTACCTTACTATTTAGACAAAGCACGCACAGGTTATAAATTAGGCCACGGTACTTTAACCGATGGTTTAGTAAAAGATGGTTTGTGGGATGTTTACAACAATTTCCACATGGGTAGCGCAGCCGAATTATGTGCCCGCGAAATGAACATAAGCCGCGAAGCGCAAGACGATTTCGCTATTCAATCATATACCCTGGCTGCAGCCGCACATCAGGCAAAAAAATACGATGCAGAAATAGTGCCTGTTGAAATACCACAACGTGGTAAAGACAGCATTTGGGTAAGTACCGATGAAGAATATACCAAAGTAAACTTCGATAAAGTAAAAACGTTAAAACCCGTATTTGAAAAAGACGGAACCGTAACAGCTGCCAATGCTTCTACCTTAAACGATGGAGCAAGCGCATTGGTGTTAATGAGCGGAGCCAAAGTAAAAGAGTTAGGCTTAAAACCATTGGCTAAAATATTAGGTTTTGCCGATGCCGCACAAGCACCAGAGTGGTTTACCACTGCGCCTGCATTAGCAGTGCCAATAGCATTAAAAAGAGCAGGTATTGATATTAAAGATGTTGATTTCTTTGAACTAAACGAAGCATTTTCAGTAGTAGGTATTGCCAATACGCAGCTATTAAATATCGACCCTAAAAAAGTAAACGTTTACGGAGGTGCAGTAGCTATTGGTCATCCACTGGGAAGCAGCGGTTCACGTATTGTAACTACTTTGGTTCATGTATTACAACAAGAAAAAGGTAAAATAGGTGTTACCGGTATTTGCAACGGTGGCGGTGGCGCTTCAGCTATCGTAATAGAAGCTTGCTAA
- a CDS encoding DUF2892 domain-containing protein, producing MKSNMNNTDRIARALSAVIVAILYFTNAINGATALILGALTGVLLFTSLINFCPLYYTIGFSTRKKK from the coding sequence ATGAAATCAAATATGAACAATACCGACAGAATAGCCAGGGCATTATCGGCTGTAATAGTAGCCATCTTGTATTTTACCAATGCTATCAATGGAGCCACCGCTTTAATATTAGGAGCCTTAACAGGTGTTTTATTATTTACCAGCCTCATTAATTTTTGCCCGCTGTATTATACCATAGGTTTCTCCACCCGTAAGAAAAAATAA
- a CDS encoding DUF6132 family protein — MWSLIGLVAGAALGYAYYYYIGCASGTCAITSKPINSTLYGAFMGVLFANIIKK, encoded by the coding sequence ATGTGGAGTTTAATAGGCTTGGTAGCAGGAGCGGCTTTAGGTTATGCCTATTACTATTATATAGGTTGTGCTTCGGGCACCTGTGCTATTACTTCCAAACCCATAAACAGTACCTTGTATGGTGCTTTCATGGGCGTATTATTTGCCAATATTATTAAAAAATAA
- a CDS encoding tetratricopeptide repeat protein, translated as MFNKCKSYIKYIPFLWLFILVFTFNPTQISAQRTAVYEDETRIYQRALELFDKEKYAAAQKHFNMFAERCKDEVYLVNAKYYAATCAMELANTDAVKLLLAIVKNYPQYNKAVLAKYQLGRYYYRNKDNKKAVFYLNQVTEASLSGNDLLEFYFVKGYSNFKMDQFDEAQKAFKNIKDEKTKYYDATNYYYGYVAYRQNNYDEALDHFGRIKHNKTFGPLSNVYVAQIYFAKKDYNQVIAYCDTITNKDVAIDVAGMLGQSYFILGDYQKALPYLEKYTNEAPTAPTRNDYYRLAYAYKTNKQYDKAIDSYLKVTDEKDTLAQYAYLQLGTTYLAVDKKPNARSAFDKAYALGFISKINEEALFNSAKLGYDLSSNTGALAGLSSFIEKYPKSTYITEAKSLISNLLLTSKNYKEAIRILESIADKDDKDLTILQRVYYYRAEELYLQNDYKQASEYFNKVIGAGSYDKQMVGLSHFWLGEMAYKETGYANAVIHFKKAQQIEEFKATRFYNISLYSLGYAYLKTEDYNNAIEYFKKYVEHDAQMTNPEVYTDAVTRTADCYFASANYTKAIEYYNLVINKDLNGSDYATYQKAMIQGVIKKPNEKIQTLTTLIERFPKSTFIDDAIYERADEQLKNENLSEALKGFNNIINNYPRSAFIRKAYVNKGLTLFNMGNDEEAITTMTTLATTYGGTDEARQGLVILKNILVGKGESETYLNIIKGLPNVIESASAQDSLTFQSAFVNYQAAVNALQQKDTVKAGKEYVKASRGFATYLTRFAGGYFTAKVYYFKAESDYYLKAYDDALVGYEYTANNIRSDNTERSTRQCAVIYYLRKNYEKAFEYYAALERIAGNKNNLQVALLGQLRCATILQKMDTATQVSFRYLNSGIATKEGLQDAKLNIARYYINNNKPDSALPEFNYLLKENKGTSPNINLAIAAESKYNIALIQFIHKDYKASTKSINELNDTYSAFETWVVKGFILMADIYWAQKDYFQAKATLQSIIDETSKPDLKLTAEEKLKQIEAEEAGVKTDLKKKIEERVKSRD; from the coding sequence ATGTTCAATAAATGTAAATCCTATATAAAGTATATACCTTTTTTATGGTTGTTTATACTTGTTTTTACTTTCAATCCCACGCAGATAAGTGCACAGCGAACTGCTGTTTACGAAGATGAAACCCGCATTTACCAAAGGGCTTTAGAGCTTTTTGACAAAGAAAAATATGCAGCCGCACAAAAACATTTTAACATGTTTGCTGAGCGTTGTAAAGACGAAGTGTATCTGGTAAACGCTAAATACTATGCAGCTACTTGTGCCATGGAATTAGCCAATACCGATGCAGTAAAACTGCTGTTAGCTATTGTTAAAAACTATCCACAATACAACAAAGCTGTGCTGGCTAAATACCAGTTGGGTAGGTACTATTACCGCAATAAAGACAACAAGAAAGCTGTGTTTTACTTAAACCAAGTTACCGAGGCCAGCTTATCAGGCAACGACTTACTGGAGTTTTATTTTGTAAAAGGCTACAGCAACTTTAAAATGGATCAGTTTGACGAAGCACAAAAAGCTTTTAAAAACATAAAAGACGAAAAGACCAAGTATTACGATGCCACCAATTACTACTACGGTTATGTAGCTTACAGGCAAAACAATTACGATGAAGCGTTAGATCATTTTGGACGCATAAAACACAACAAAACATTTGGTCCGTTAAGCAACGTATACGTAGCGCAAATTTACTTTGCTAAAAAAGATTACAATCAGGTAATAGCCTACTGCGATACCATAACCAATAAAGACGTGGCTATAGATGTAGCAGGTATGTTAGGGCAATCGTATTTTATTTTAGGCGACTACCAAAAGGCATTACCTTACCTGGAAAAATATACCAACGAAGCACCAACCGCACCAACCCGCAACGATTATTACCGCTTGGCTTATGCTTACAAAACCAATAAGCAATACGATAAAGCCATAGATAGTTATTTAAAAGTAACCGATGAAAAAGATACCTTAGCCCAGTATGCTTATCTGCAATTAGGCACCACCTATTTAGCGGTAGATAAAAAACCAAATGCACGCAGTGCTTTCGATAAAGCGTATGCTTTAGGTTTTATAAGCAAAATAAATGAGGAAGCATTGTTTAACTCCGCTAAGCTGGGTTACGATTTGTCGTCAAACACAGGGGCTTTAGCAGGCTTAAGCTCATTTATTGAAAAGTACCCTAAATCAACTTACATAACCGAAGCAAAAAGTTTAATCAGTAATTTATTGCTGACCAGTAAAAATTATAAAGAAGCCATTAGAATACTGGAAAGCATAGCCGATAAGGACGATAAAGATTTAACCATTTTACAAAGAGTATATTACTACCGTGCAGAAGAGCTGTATTTGCAAAACGACTACAAGCAAGCATCTGAGTATTTTAACAAAGTAATTGGTGCAGGCAGCTACGATAAGCAAATGGTGGGTTTAAGTCACTTTTGGTTAGGCGAAATGGCTTATAAAGAAACAGGTTATGCCAATGCCGTTATCCACTTTAAAAAAGCACAACAAATAGAAGAGTTTAAAGCCACCCGTTTTTACAATATATCATTATACAGCTTGGGATATGCGTATTTAAAAACCGAAGATTATAACAATGCCATAGAGTACTTTAAAAAATACGTAGAGCACGATGCACAAATGACCAACCCCGAAGTATATACCGATGCCGTAACACGTACCGCTGATTGTTATTTTGCCAGTGCCAATTACACCAAGGCTATAGAGTATTATAATTTAGTAATCAATAAAGATTTGAATGGCAGCGATTATGCTACTTACCAAAAAGCCATGATACAAGGTGTAATAAAAAAACCAAACGAAAAAATACAAACCCTGACCACCTTAATTGAGCGTTTTCCAAAATCAACATTTATTGACGATGCTATTTACGAAAGAGCTGATGAGCAATTAAAAAACGAAAACCTGAGCGAAGCTTTAAAAGGCTTTAACAATATAATCAATAACTATCCGCGTAGTGCCTTTATCAGGAAAGCGTATGTAAACAAAGGCTTAACCCTGTTTAATATGGGTAACGATGAAGAAGCCATTACAACCATGACCACTTTGGCTACCACCTATGGCGGTACCGATGAAGCAAGACAAGGTTTAGTCATACTGAAAAACATACTAGTGGGCAAAGGCGAAAGCGAAACCTATTTAAACATCATCAAAGGATTACCCAATGTAATAGAGTCAGCTTCGGCACAAGATTCATTAACCTTTCAGTCAGCCTTTGTAAACTACCAGGCAGCCGTAAATGCATTGCAGCAAAAAGATACCGTTAAAGCAGGTAAGGAATATGTGAAAGCCAGCAGGGGATTTGCCACCTACCTAACCCGTTTTGCCGGAGGTTACTTTACAGCAAAAGTATATTACTTCAAAGCCGAAAGCGATTACTATTTAAAAGCCTATGACGATGCATTGGTAGGTTATGAATATACCGCTAACAACATACGCAGCGACAATACCGAACGCAGTACACGTCAGTGTGCCGTTATTTATTACCTGCGTAAAAACTACGAAAAAGCATTTGAATACTATGCAGCCCTGGAGCGTATAGCCGGTAACAAAAACAATTTACAGGTAGCCTTATTAGGCCAGTTGCGCTGCGCCACCATATTACAAAAAATGGATACAGCCACACAAGTTTCCTTCCGCTATTTAAATTCAGGCATAGCCACCAAAGAAGGTTTGCAGGATGCCAAATTAAACATAGCCCGTTACTATATAAACAACAACAAGCCCGATAGCGCTTTACCCGAATTCAACTACCTGTTAAAAGAAAACAAAGGCACATCGCCCAATATAAATTTAGCCATAGCAGCCGAATCCAAATACAATATAGCCCTAATACAGTTTATACATAAAGACTATAAAGCCAGCACCAAAAGCATCAATGAGCTGAACGATACTTACAGTGCATTTGAAACATGGGTAGTAAAAGGTTTTATACTGATGGCCGATATCTACTGGGCACAAAAAGATTATTTTCAGGCCAAGGCAACCCTACAAAGTATAATAGACGAAACCAGTAAGCCCGATTTAAAACTAACAGCCGAAGAAAAGCTGAAACAGATAGAGGCCGAAGAGGCAGGCGTGAAAACCGATTTGAAAAAGAAAATAGAAGAGAGAGTAAAAAGCCGCGATTAA